TATATATAAAGGAGAATCAGTAGCTATTAGTGGGGACACTGGAATCTGTCTAGGTTTGAAAAAATTAGTACAAGGTGCGGATTTAGCATTAATTGATTCTACTTTAAATAAAGATGAAGAAACTAAAGAATTATTGGAGAAATTACATCTTTCTAAAGAAAAGGCAGAAGAAATTGGAAAATTAGCAAAAAAGTATATATTGATTCATCGACAATATAAATAAATTTGTTTTTGATAAAATATAATGATTTCATTTTAAAAAATAACAAGAAAGGAAATATAAGTTATGGAAAAAGTTAATATTGGTGTGATCGGTGTGGGTAGAATTGGAAGATTGCATGCCCGTAATTTGAAGTATCAGATTACCGGGACAAAAGTATTAGCAGTTGCTGATATATTTGAAGAGAGCGCCAGGGAAGTGGCATCCCAATTAGAAATACCGATTGCTGAAAAAGATTATCGAGTTTTATTAGAAAATAAGGATATTGATGC
This genomic interval from Caldisericota bacterium contains the following:
- a CDS encoding Gfo/Idh/MocA family oxidoreductase, giving the protein MEKVNIGVIGVGRIGRLHARNLKYQITGTKVLAVADIFEESAREVASQLEIPIAEKDYRVLLENKDIDA